In Atribacterota bacterium, one genomic interval encodes:
- a CDS encoding prephenate dehydrogenase/arogenate dehydrogenase family protein: MNKDDSDFSEFRKVTVIGCGLIGGSLGLALKKSQFSGQIFGIDKKDVLGKAMEVGAIDRGCENIEEGLKNADIVILATPVCEIIRLIKEINPYLSKNCLVTDTGSTKTEIVETANNIFSDKHDFIGGHPMAGLEKGGIEYAKADLFIGKPYITVSRENNSEMATSKMSNFLKKIGCFEIKLNSVEHDRIIALVSHVPQLISVIMTDMFGQLVQDGYDEKCYKIGGNAFNELTRVAGSPFSMWGDVYQTNNKWVVSFIDNLKEMLERAKGKIATNPYGLEEDFKKAHYFKEKM; encoded by the coding sequence ATGAACAAGGATGATAGTGACTTTAGTGAATTTAGAAAGGTTACTGTAATTGGTTGTGGATTAATAGGTGGTTCCCTTGGTCTGGCATTAAAAAAAAGCCAATTTTCAGGTCAAATATTTGGAATTGATAAAAAAGATGTCTTAGGAAAAGCGATGGAAGTTGGTGCTATTGACAGGGGGTGCGAAAACATAGAGGAGGGCTTAAAGAATGCAGATATAGTTATTCTTGCCACTCCGGTTTGCGAAATAATAAGACTCATAAAAGAAATAAATCCTTATCTATCTAAGAATTGCCTGGTAACGGATACCGGAAGTACAAAAACAGAGATTGTAGAGACGGCAAATAATATATTTTCAGATAAGCATGATTTTATAGGTGGGCATCCCATGGCAGGTTTAGAAAAAGGGGGTATAGAATACGCAAAGGCTGATTTATTTATTGGAAAACCTTATATTACTGTTTCCAGAGAGAATAACAGCGAAATGGCTACCTCAAAAATGTCTAACTTTCTTAAAAAAATCGGTTGTTTTGAAATAAAGCTAAATTCTGTTGAACATGATAGAATTATTGCCCTTGTAAGCCATGTTCCCCAGTTGATATCTGTAATTATGACCGATATGTTTGGACAACTGGTACAGGATGGTTATGATGAGAAATGTTATAAAATAGGTGGAAATGCATTCAATGAATTGACCAGAGTAGCTGGTAGCCCCTTTTCCATGTGGGGTGATGTTTATCAAACAAATAACAAATGGGTTGTCAGTTTTATAGACAATTTAAAGGAAATGCTGGAGAGGGCAAAGGGAAAGATTGCTACAAATCCCTATGGCCTGGAAGAAGATTTTAAGAAAGCGCACTATTTTAAAGAGAAAATGTAG
- the aroB gene encoding 3-dehydroquinate synthase, which yields MKTILLKYKKEYICNMFIGKDVLADINKYLTPILPGKKAVIITNPLVRELYGNKIADLFSENGILTHIIEIPDGEKSKSLLMAGNIYDHLLQFKTDRSTSLVALGGGVIGDLAGFVAATFMRGIPLIHIPTTLLAQIDSSIGGKTAIDHPKAKNIIGSFYQPIACIADTDVLASLPIAHLKNGIVEAIKIAIISSPSFFSWIDDNIEQLLFKDKNALENLVNQAARLKVNIILEDPWENHRRYFLNLGHSIGHALEVTGGYDWITHGEAVALGTILETRIATYKRLCEPEEKQRIENIFRKLKILENIDLTKIKPLECWNAILLDKKNKNGNIRFVLPEKVGKVKLQQSIVKKDVDYAFDSLQNTGGSKK from the coding sequence ATGAAAACAATATTACTGAAATATAAAAAAGAATATATCTGTAATATGTTTATTGGAAAAGATGTATTGGCAGATATTAATAAATATCTTACTCCCATATTGCCTGGAAAAAAGGCAGTAATCATTACTAATCCGTTAGTAAGAGAGCTTTATGGCAATAAAATAGCAGATTTGTTTTCCGAGAATGGGATTCTAACTCATATAATCGAGATTCCTGATGGTGAAAAAAGCAAATCACTATTGATGGCAGGGAATATTTATGATCATCTATTGCAGTTTAAGACAGACCGTTCTACTTCGCTTGTTGCCCTGGGAGGTGGAGTTATTGGTGATTTAGCAGGATTTGTGGCCGCTACTTTTATGAGAGGCATTCCTTTAATCCATATCCCGACAACACTTTTAGCCCAAATTGATAGTAGTATTGGTGGAAAAACTGCCATTGACCACCCAAAAGCAAAAAATATAATAGGAAGTTTTTATCAACCTATTGCCTGTATTGCTGATACTGATGTTTTGGCCAGTTTACCGATAGCACATTTAAAAAATGGAATTGTAGAAGCCATTAAAATTGCCATTATCAGCTCTCCTTCATTTTTTAGCTGGATTGATGATAATATAGAACAATTATTATTTAAAGATAAGAATGCACTGGAAAATCTGGTAAACCAGGCAGCCCGGTTAAAAGTCAATATTATTTTAGAGGATCCATGGGAAAACCATCGAAGATATTTTTTGAATCTGGGTCATAGCATAGGTCATGCGCTGGAAGTTACCGGGGGTTATGATTGGATTACTCATGGAGAAGCAGTTGCACTGGGTACCATCCTGGAGACTAGAATTGCCACTTATAAGAGATTATGTGAACCGGAAGAAAAGCAAAGGATTGAAAATATTTTCAGGAAATTAAAAATTTTGGAAAACATAGATTTAACTAAGATTAAACCATTGGAATGCTGGAATGCAATTCTTCTGGATAAGAAAAACAAAAATGGCAATATTCGCTTTGTTTTACCTGAAAAAGTAGGAAAAGTAAAATTGCAGCAATCAATAGTTAAAAAAGATGTAGATTATGCTTTTGATTCTCTGCAAAATACAGGAGGGAGTAAAAAATGA
- the aroQ gene encoding type II 3-dehydroquinate dehydratase produces MNITVIHGPNLNRLGIRDKKYYGAITLTEINKMLEKRAITLNVSLKIMQSNHEGEIIDFIQQYSDSANGIIINPGAFTHYSFAIRDALDDCSVPVVEVHLSNIYSREGFRAKSITAEVCAGQIAGLGAQGYLLALEGLNFLIKQKHQIRE; encoded by the coding sequence ATGAATATTACTGTTATTCACGGTCCTAATCTAAACCGCCTCGGGATTAGAGATAAAAAATATTATGGAGCGATTACTCTTACAGAAATAAACAAAATGCTTGAAAAAAGAGCGATAACACTAAATGTAAGCCTGAAGATTATGCAATCAAATCATGAAGGGGAAATCATTGATTTTATCCAGCAGTATTCCGATTCAGCAAATGGCATAATTATTAATCCGGGTGCTTTCACTCATTACAGTTTTGCTATCAGAGATGCCTTGGATGACTGTTCTGTCCCGGTTGTTGAGGTTCATTTATCAAATATTTATTCCAGGGAAGGTTTCCGTGCTAAATCGATAACTGCAGAGGTTTGTGCAGGGCAAATTGCAGGATTAGGGGCTCAGGGATATTTGCTCGCACTGGAAGGGCTTAATTTTTTGATAAAACAAAAGCATCAAATAAGAGAGTAA